From the genome of Perca fluviatilis chromosome 1, GENO_Pfluv_1.0, whole genome shotgun sequence, one region includes:
- the LOC120559708 gene encoding complement C3-like, translating into MSRTRLWLLASLAFVSLTSLADGAPLNVMSAPNLLRVGTAENIFVECQDCTGGNIPVIINVMSHPTKTTKLTSTSVTLTSARNFQELGQITIPPGSFSKDPTIKQYVYLQAQFPDRQLEKVVLVSFQSGYIFIQTDKTLYTPNSRVHYRMFAVTPRMEPVERDAETQTDASISIEIVTPEGIILPLDPVSLKSGIHSGDFQLAEIVSLGLWKVVAKFQSNPQQSYSAEFEVKEYVLPSFEVKLMPVSSFFYVDSQELTVNIKATYLFGQEVDGMAYVVFGFMQEGRKKSFPSSLKRVQIEGGIGVVKLKREHITQTYPNILELVGSSIYVAASVLTESGGEMVEAELRSIQIVTSPYTITFKKTPKYFKPGMSFDVMVEVVNPDGTPANGVAVVVDPGQVQALTRANGMSKLTINTMAQNQMITARTKDDRISNERQASATMVALPYSTQSNSYIHIGVDTAELELGDTLKVNLILKRKENHDIDITYLILSRGQLVKNGRFKTRGQILISLTVTVTKEMLPSFRIIAYYHTTSNEVVSDSVWVDVKDSCMGSLRLESSKPNPSYEPRKMFGLKVTGDPGATVGLVAVDKGVYVLNNKHRLNQKKVWDIVEKYDTGCTPGGGKDGMGVFYDAGLLFESNTALGTPYRQELNCPVPSRRKRAATIMDVTTSLVSQYQDQLQRDCCLDGMRNTPLSYTCERRSEYISDGAACAAAFLHCCKEMEAQRAERKEDSLILARSEEDDSYMDSNEINSRTEFPESWLWTDIKLPACPQDNPNCDVTTFTKNVPLKDSITTWQFTGISLSRTHGICVGEPLEVIVRKEFFIDLRLPYSAVRGEQLEIKAILHNHSPDPATVRVDLTDEEHVCSSASKRGRYRQEVKMGAQTTRAVPFIIIPMKEGKYSIEVKAAVKDSSLNDGIMKKLLVVPEGVLVKSPQIIILDPTTKGVGGRQEETLNSGIPIKDLVQNTPTSTQISVTGREQVSALVENAVSGNSMGTLIVQPSGCGEQNIAGMTLPVIAATYLDKTNQWETVGFQKRSEALQHIKTGYQNELAYRKNDGSFAVWTKKESSTWLTAYVAKVFAMANNLVAVQSQHICDAIKFLILKAQQPDGLFREIGYVLSNAMRSGVVERESDASMTAFCLIAMQESRALCAASVNSLPASINKAVAYLERRLPHLTYSYAVAVTSYALANENKLNKEILYKFASPDLSHWPVPTGHVYTLEATAYALLALVKAEEFEEARPVVRWFNTQRKVGGGYGSTQATIIVYQAIAEYWTSAKEPEYDLNVDILLPGRSKPDKYNFNRDNHYATRTSKIKDINQNVKVTATGTGEATITMVSLYYALPKEKESDCQKFNLSVQLLPEKVDEDENVYKLRIEVLYKDKDSDASMSILDIGLLTGFTVNTDDLDLLSKGRARIIAKYEMNTVLSERGSLIIYLDKVSHTRPEEITFRIHQKLKVGVLQPAAVSVYEYYDQTHCVKFYHPERKAGKLLRLCTNDECTCAEENCSMQNKEKISNDQRTAKVCETTQTSIIDFVYKVRLETFTEDLSTDIFTVKVLEVIKEGSLDVGPLNKQRTFLSYPHCRESLDLMTGKTYLIMGTSKDIHRDDRHQSYQYVFGERTWIEYWPTEAECQTEEHRITCLGMEEMVQQYQLFGCQQ; encoded by the exons ATGAGTAGGACTCGGTTGTGGCTGCTGGCCTCTCTGGCCtttgtctctctgacttctctGGCTGATGGAGCTCCATT GAATGTGATGTCTGCCCCTAACTTGTTGCGGGTAGGAACagcagaaaacatctttgtggaATGTCAAGACTGCACTGGGGGAAACATCCCGGTCATCATCAACGTGATGAGCCATCCAACCAAAACCACAAAGCTGACATCCACATCTGTGACCCTTACCAGTGCAAGAAACTTCCAGGAGCTCGGACAAATAACT ATCCCTCCTGGAAGCTTCAGTAAGGATCCTACCATAAAGCAGTATGTGTACCTGCAAGCTCAGTTCCCTGACCGACAGCTGGAGAAAGTCGTCTTAGTGTCCTTCCAGTCCGGGTACATCTTCATCCAGACTGACAAGACCCTCTACACCCCCAACAGCAGAG ttCATTACAGGATGTTTGCAGTGACGCCCCGTATGGAGCCTGTAGAGAGGGATGCCGAAACTCAAACTGATGCTTCTATTTCCATCGAGATTGTG acCCCTGAAGGCATCATCTTACCACTTGATCCAGTCTCTTTGAAATCAGGGATCCATTCTGGAGATTTCCAACTTGCTGAAATTGTCAG tctcgGACTGTGGAAAGTGGTGGCAAAGTTCCAGAGCAACCCACAGCAGAGCTATTCTGCAGAGTTCGAGGTCAAAGAATATG TGCTGCCCAGTTTTGAAGTTAAACTGATGCCTGTAAGCTCCTTCTTCTACGTGGACAGTCAAGAGCTCACCGTCAACATCAAAGCTAC GTATCTGTTTGGTCAAGAGGTGGATGGGATGGCCTACGTGGTGTTTGGATTTATGCAAGAGGGTCGTAAGAAGAGCTTTCCAAGTTCTCTTAAGAGAGTGCAG ATAGAGGGAGGTATTGGAGTGGTCAAACTGAAGAGAGAGCACATCACACAGACCTACCCAAACATCCTTGAACTGGTGGGGAGTTCCATATATGTAGCTGCCAGTGTGCTGACGGAGAGTg GTGGTGAAATGGTGGAGGCGGAGTTGAGAAGTATCCAGATTGTTACATCACCTTACACTATCACCTTTAAGAAAACGCCCAAATATTTCAAACCAGGAATGTCTTTCGATGTTATG GTTGAAGTTGTGAATCCTGACGGCACTCCGGCAAACGGTGTTGCAGTGGTGGTTGATCCAGGCCAAGTGCAGGCTTTAACCCGAGCCAATGGCATGTCAAAGCTTACCATAAATACAATGGCCCAAAATCAGATGATCACC GCAAGGACCAAGGATGATCGTATTTCAAATGAAAGGCAAGCATCAGCCACCATGGTAGCTCTGCCATATTCCACTCAAAGCAACAGCTACATTCACATAG GTGTGGATACAGCTGAACTGGAATTAGGAGACACCCTGAAAGTCAACCTCATCCTCAAGAGGAAGGAAAATCATGACATTGACATCACATACCTG ATCCTGAGCAGAGGTCAACTGGTGAAAAATGGCCGTTTCAAGACAAGAGGCCAAATACTGATTTCCCTTACAGTCACTGTTACCAAAGAAATGCTGCCATCGTTCCGCATCATAGCCTACTACCACACAACTAGCAATGAAGTGGTATCAGACTCTGTCTGGGTGGATGTAAAGGACTCCTGCATGGGCTCG CTGAGGCTGGAATCATCCAAACCCAATCCATCCTATGAGCCTCGCAAGATGTTTGGTCTTAAGGTCACTGGAGACCCAGGGGCCACAGTGGGACTGGTGGCAGTTGACAAAGGTGTCTACGTTCTAAACAACAAGCACCGTCTCAACCAGAAAAAG GTGTGGGATATTGTAGAGAAGTATGACACAGGCTGCACACCAGGTGGAGGGAAGGATGGTATGGGTGTGTTCTACGATGCTGGGCTGTTGTTTGAGTCCAACACAGCTTTGGGGACTCCCTACAGACAAG AATTGAATTGTCCGGTCCCCAGCAGGAGGAAACGAGCTGCTACTATAATGGACGTCACAACTAGCTTAG TGAGTCAATATCAAGACCAACTCCAACGTGACTGTTGTTTGGATGGCATGAGGAATACCCCCCTCTCATACACCTGTGAGAGGCGCAGCGAATACATCAGTGATGGTGCAGCCTGTGCCGCAGCTTTCCTGCACTGCTGCAAGGAGATGGAAGCCCAGCGAGCTGAGAGGAAGGAGGATAGCCTCATACTGGCTCGCA GTGAGGAGGATGACAGTTACATGGACAGCAATGAAATTAATTCTCGCACCGAGTTCCCTGAAAGTTGGCTGTGGACAGACATCAAACTGCCTGCTTGTCCTCAGGATAACCCTAACTG tgACGTCACAACATTTACGAAAAATGTTCCTTTGAAAGACTCAATCACAACCTGGCAGTTCACTGGCATTAGTCTGTCAAGAACTCACG GAATCTGTGTTGGAGAGCCATTAGAGGTCATTGTCCGGAAGGAATTCTTCATTGATCTCAGGCTGCCGTACTCTGCTGTCCGTGGAGAGCAGCTGGAAATTAAGGCAATCCTCCACAACCACAGCCCCGATCCTGCAACC GTGCGTGTGGATCTGACTGATGAGGAGCATGTGTGCAGTTCAGCCTCTAAACGTGGAAGGTATCGCCAGGAGGTCAAAATGGGGGCCCAAACTACACGAGCTGTACCCTTCATCATTATTCCCATGAAAGAAGGAAAATATAGCATTGAAGTCAAAGCAGCTGTTAAAGATTCTTCGCTCAATGATGGAATCATGAAGAAGCTACTGGTGGTG CCTGAAGGCGTACTGGTTAAATCTCCTCAGATTATAATTCTAGACCCCACTACTAAAGGTGTAG GTGGTAGACAAGAAGAAACTCTCAACAGTGGAATTCCGATAAAAGATTTGGTTCAAAACACACCTACTAGCACACAGATCTCAGTGACAG ggagaGAACAAGTTTCTGCGCTGGTGGAGAACGCCGTTAGTGGGAACTCTATGGGTACTCTGATCGTCCAGCCCAGCGGCTGCGGAGAGCAAAACATTGCTGGCATGACCCTACCAGTCATTGCAGCCACATATTTGGACAAAACCAACCAGTGGGAAACTGTGGGCTTTCAGAAACGTAGCGAAGCCCTCCAACACATCAAGACCG GCTACCAGAATGAGCTTGCCTACCGTAAAAATGATGGGTCTTTTGCTGTGTGgacaaaaaaagagagcagCACCTG GCTGACAGCTTATGTTGCCAAGGTGTTTGCCATGGCTAACAATCTGGTGGCAGTGCAAAGCCAACACATCTGTGACGCCATCAAGTTTCTGATTCTCAAAGCACAGCAACCTGACGGCTTGTTTCGAGAAATTGGATATGTGTTAAGTAATGCAATGCGT agtgGGGTGGTAGAAAGAGAGTCAGATGCCTCCATGACGGCATTCTGCCTCATTGCCATGCAGGAGTCTCGCGCACTATGTGCTGCCAGTGTTAAT AGTCTGCCAGCCAGTATAAACAAAGCCGTGGCCTATCTGGAAAGGCGTTTGCCCCACCTCACCTACTCATATGCTGTTGCCGTGACGTCTTATGCCCTGGCCaatgaaaacaaactgaacaaGGAGATCCTCTACAAGTTTGCTTCCCCAG ACTTGTCCCACTGGCCAGTACCAACAGGACACGTTTACACACTGGAGGCCACAGCTTACGCTCTTCTTGCTCTGGTCAAGGCCGAG GAATTTGAAGAAGCCAGACCTGTTGTCAGATGGTTCAACACACAACGGAAGGTGGGCGGAGGCTATGGATCAACTCAG GCTACTATAATAGTGTATCAGGCTATAGCAGAGTACTGGACTAGTGCTAAAGAACCAGAGTACGATCTGAATGTGGACATCTTGTTGCCAGGCAGGTCAAAGCCTGACAAGTACAACTTCAACAGGGACAACCACTATGCCACCAGAACATCTAAa ATCAAAGATATAAACCAGAATGTAAAAGTAACTGCAACAGGCACAGGAGAAGCAACGATCACA ATGGTGTCGCTGTATTATGCTCTGCCTAAAGAAAAGGAGAGTGACTGTCAGAAGTTTAACTTGTCAGTGCAGCTCCTCCCAG AGAAAGTGGATGAGGATGAGAACGTATACAAGCTCAGAATAGAGGTTTT GTATAAGGACAAGGACAGTGATGCATCCATGTCAATCCTGGATATTGGCTTGCTAACTGGCTTCACCGTTAACACAGATGACCTGGACTTA ctatcTAAAGGACGAGCCCGCATTATTGCAAAATATGAGATGAACACAGTCCTGTCAGAAAGAGGCTCACTCATCATCTACCTGGATAAG GTTTCTCACACACGACCAGAGGAGATCACTTTTAGGATCCATCAGAAGCTGAAAGTGGGAGTCTTACAACCAGCTGCTGTGTCTGTCTATGAATACTATGACC AAACACATTGTGTTAAATTTTACCATCCAGAGAGGAAAGCTGGAAAGCTGCTGCGGCTCTGTACAAATGATGAATGCACATGTGCAGAAG AGAACTGCAGTATGCAGAACAAGGAGAAAATCTCCAATGATCAGCGAACAGCTAAGGTCTGTGAGACTACACAGACCAGCATAATAGATTT